A stretch of Babesia bigemina genome assembly Bbig001, chromosome : III DNA encodes these proteins:
- a CDS encoding Metallothionein like protein, putative gives MTEKQVEGNKCKCLNITCDENINGPCSKDACKTCKSCCSPGCKGCIKNCSTNEPCPCDGYVIGRCPDGIKCQGHVKYDNGKPVWDRKEYENNCRKLHGVNCTYNCDRWAIGVRDMNKNCVIICTYCNKLCSQDWCRIWLGVLIIGLIILSCFIVMWGMFPETFHRMTTGIRAAFPISPVSSCRSPSHLVGDRIPDEVNIDRYPAFSRRTYAGLS, from the exons ATGACGGAGAAGCAGGTGGAGGGTAACAAGTGTAAATGCTTAAATATTACATGTGATGAGAACATCAATGGTCCATGCTCTAAGGACGCATGTAAAACGTGCAAGTCGTGCTGTAGCCCCGGATGTAAGGGCTGCATAAAGAACTGCAGCACGAATGAGCCAT GTCCTTGCGACGGCTACGTAATTGGCAGGTGCCCAGATGGCATCAAATGCCAAGGCCATGTCAAATACGACAACGGCAAACCTGTATGGGATCGCAAAGAATACGAAAACAACTGCAGGAAACTTCACGGTGTTAACTGTACCTACAACTGCGATAGGTGGGCCATTGGTGTACGAGACATGAACAAAAATTGCGTCATTATATGCACATACTGCAACAAACTATGTTCCCAAGACTGGTGCAGAATATGGCTAGGTGTTCTAATCATCGGTTTGATCATTTTATCATGCTTTATTGTCATGTGGGGCATGTTTCCCGAGACATTCCACCGGATGACGACTGGAATCCGCGCCGCATTTCCCATCTCGCCTGTGTCTTCCTGCAGATCCCCGAGTCATCTCGTCGGTGACAGAATTCCCGATGAGGTGAACATTGACCGCTACCCCGCCTTCAGTCGGAGGACATACGCTGGCTTGTCGTAG